One window from the genome of Nitrospira sp. encodes:
- a CDS encoding response regulator transcription factor, producing the protein MTRILVVDDHAVVRQGVKQILSEQFHGAVLGDAQNAEEMIAQVGKHSWDIVILDVGMPGKSGLDALKELKQARPKLPVLVLSGYPEDQLALRMLKAGAAGYLSKDSAPNELVQALRKILGGGKFVSAAVAELLALNLESDWEKPLHEQLSDREYQVLCLIAVGKSLKDIADDLCVGVSTINTYRARILEKMQLKNNTELTHYAIENRLVNRLIR; encoded by the coding sequence GTGACAAGAATTCTCGTTGTGGATGATCACGCCGTCGTCCGACAGGGCGTCAAACAAATTCTCAGCGAACAATTCCATGGGGCCGTCCTCGGCGACGCTCAGAACGCGGAAGAGATGATCGCACAGGTGGGAAAACACAGTTGGGATATTGTGATTCTCGATGTGGGCATGCCCGGAAAAAGCGGACTCGACGCGCTCAAAGAACTCAAACAGGCCCGGCCGAAACTCCCCGTCCTCGTTCTGAGCGGCTATCCGGAAGACCAGCTGGCGTTACGAATGTTGAAAGCGGGCGCGGCCGGTTACCTGTCGAAAGACAGTGCGCCGAACGAATTGGTGCAGGCCCTCCGGAAGATCCTTGGCGGCGGCAAATTCGTCAGTGCGGCAGTGGCGGAACTCCTGGCCCTGAATCTGGAGAGTGATTGGGAAAAACCGCTCCACGAGCAGTTGTCTGATCGCGAGTACCAGGTCCTGTGTTTAATCGCGGTGGGAAAAAGCTTGAAGGACATTGCGGATGATTTATGCGTCGGTGTCAGCACCATCAATACCTATCGGGCGCGCATTCTCGAAAAAATGCAACTGAAGAACAACACCGAATTGACGCATTACGCGATAGAGAATCGTCTCGTCAACCGGCTCATCAGGTGA
- a CDS encoding PAS domain S-box protein, with protein MSTGPAHILLVEDNAGDARLLKELLTETGAGRLTLTHVDRLDAGIRCLTQAAFDIILLDLSLPDSQGAETLVRMHAAAQGIPIVLMTGFEDEELGLQLIQAGAQDYLVKGQTTAPLLARALKYAVERKRLEEELRQKTRFLQSVLDNMAEGVVMADERGTFQVWNQAAERIIGSGPADIGIEEWSKHYALFLPDRVTPFPTDDLPLAKAIRGESVTDALIFFRRPHWPDEAWLSVTARPLLDDTGHLSGGVAVFRDITAAKRTDEALRDSQARYRLLVTKANDIIYRTDASGRFTFVNPVAMRIMKYTEPELLGRRFIELIHPDHQPAAERFYGRQFLRKQSSTYYEFLALAKDGSEVWIGQNVQVLLEEGKVVGFQAVARDITDRRQAETALRDSEERFRAIMDNSPALIFIKDLAGRYLQANRQFEIISHLSHEDLVGKTDEEVFPPEQAAVFRGNDRKVLETGAPMRFEESALHDDGLHTSIVVKFPLRNSQNRCYALCGIATDITDRKRAEEARQQLAKDRLLLLESTGEGIYGIDRQGRCTFINSAAARLLGSLPEELLGQDMHERIHHSFPDGATYPRATCRIQETLEGGKGCKVHDEVYWRKDGTAFPVEYSSFPIIEDKQITGAVVVFLDITERKRAEQQLTLSHDQLRKLTARLESVREEERILIAREIHDELGQALTGVKLELCLLHDQIAEVSPLVRKKLESISTLVDGTIQSVQRIATELRPVVLDQLGLIPAIEWQAHEFQARTGIQCTLDVYLRAVTLSHAGSTAMFRIFQEILTNVARHAQASVVHITLQEQAGNLVLDVRDNGRGVTDAELADPHSLGLVGMRERALLLGGETIFTGSPGTGTAVRVRIPLDQP; from the coding sequence ATGAGCACCGGTCCGGCCCATATCCTGCTGGTTGAAGACAATGCCGGTGATGCTCGTCTTCTGAAGGAACTCCTGACGGAAACCGGCGCCGGCCGGCTCACCCTCACGCATGTCGACCGGCTCGATGCCGGTATCCGATGCCTGACCCAGGCCGCGTTCGACATTATTCTTCTGGATCTCTCGTTGCCGGACAGCCAAGGGGCTGAAACGCTCGTCAGGATGCACGCGGCGGCGCAAGGGATTCCGATCGTGCTGATGACCGGCTTCGAAGATGAAGAGTTGGGATTGCAGCTCATCCAGGCGGGAGCCCAGGATTATCTCGTGAAAGGGCAAACGACCGCCCCGCTCCTGGCACGCGCCCTGAAATATGCCGTCGAGCGCAAGCGGCTGGAAGAAGAACTGCGGCAGAAAACGCGCTTTCTCCAGTCCGTGCTGGACAACATGGCCGAAGGCGTGGTGATGGCCGACGAAAGGGGAACGTTCCAAGTGTGGAACCAGGCCGCTGAACGTATCATCGGAAGCGGTCCTGCCGACATAGGAATCGAAGAATGGTCCAAGCATTACGCGCTATTCTTACCGGACAGGGTCACACCGTTCCCGACCGATGACCTCCCGCTGGCAAAAGCGATCCGTGGAGAGTCCGTGACCGATGCCCTGATCTTTTTTCGCCGGCCGCATTGGCCGGACGAGGCCTGGCTCAGTGTTACGGCCAGGCCCTTGCTGGATGACACCGGGCATCTCAGCGGAGGGGTTGCCGTCTTTCGAGACATCACCGCTGCAAAGCGAACCGATGAAGCGCTCCGGGACAGCCAAGCACGATATCGACTGCTGGTCACCAAAGCCAACGACATCATCTATAGAACGGATGCATCGGGCCGGTTCACCTTTGTGAACCCGGTCGCCATGCGCATTATGAAATATACGGAACCGGAACTGTTGGGGCGTCGGTTCATCGAACTGATTCATCCCGATCATCAGCCGGCGGCCGAACGATTTTACGGCCGGCAGTTCCTCCGTAAACAATCAAGCACCTATTACGAATTTCTCGCCCTCGCCAAGGACGGGAGCGAAGTGTGGATCGGCCAGAATGTGCAAGTTCTTTTGGAAGAGGGCAAGGTAGTCGGGTTCCAAGCGGTAGCCCGTGACATCACGGACCGCAGGCAGGCCGAGACGGCACTGCGAGATAGCGAAGAACGATTTCGGGCGATCATGGACAATAGCCCGGCCCTGATTTTCATCAAAGACCTGGCCGGTCGCTATCTCCAGGCGAACCGTCAGTTTGAAATCATTTCTCATCTGTCCCACGAGGATCTCGTCGGCAAAACCGACGAGGAAGTCTTCCCTCCGGAGCAAGCCGCCGTATTTCGTGGCAATGACCGCAAGGTCCTGGAGACCGGAGCGCCCATGAGATTCGAGGAATCGGCACTCCACGACGACGGCCTTCACACCAGCATCGTCGTCAAGTTTCCCCTGCGCAATTCCCAGAATCGTTGTTACGCCCTCTGCGGCATCGCGACCGATATAACGGATCGAAAGCGAGCCGAAGAAGCTCGACAACAGCTCGCCAAGGATCGCTTGCTGCTGCTGGAGTCCACCGGGGAAGGGATCTATGGCATCGATCGCCAAGGCCGCTGCACGTTCATCAATTCGGCCGCGGCGCGCCTGCTGGGCTCTCTCCCCGAGGAACTCCTCGGCCAGGATATGCATGAGCGCATCCATCATTCGTTCCCGGACGGCGCCACATACCCCCGAGCAACCTGCCGGATCCAGGAGACGCTCGAGGGTGGCAAGGGGTGCAAGGTGCACGATGAAGTGTACTGGCGCAAGGACGGGACGGCATTTCCGGTGGAGTACTCGTCGTTTCCGATCATCGAAGACAAACAGATCACCGGAGCCGTGGTGGTGTTTCTGGACATCACCGAACGCAAGCGGGCCGAGCAACAGCTTACCCTCTCGCACGATCAACTCAGAAAACTGACCGCGCGGCTCGAATCGGTGCGTGAAGAAGAGCGAATTCTGATCGCCCGTGAGATCCACGATGAATTGGGCCAGGCGTTGACGGGCGTGAAACTCGAACTCTGCCTGTTACACGATCAGATCGCCGAAGTCTCTCCCCTGGTGCGAAAAAAGCTGGAGTCGATTTCCACACTGGTCGATGGAACGATCCAGTCGGTCCAACGGATCGCCACCGAGCTGCGCCCTGTCGTCCTCGATCAACTCGGCCTCATCCCTGCCATCGAATGGCAGGCCCATGAATTTCAAGCACGCACAGGGATTCAATGCACGCTCGACGTCTATCTGCGCGCGGTCACATTGTCTCATGCCGGCTCGACGGCCATGTTCAGAATTTTTCAGGAAATCCTGACGAATGTGGCGCGCCATGCTCAGGCCTCCGTCGTCCATATCACCCTCCAAGAGCAGGCCGGCAACCTTGTGCTTGACGTACGAGACAACGGGCGCGGCGTCACCGATGCTGAATTGGCCGACCCCCATTCCCTGGGCCTGGTGGGGATGCGTGAGCGAGCCCTGCTTCTGGGAGGTGAGACCATCTTCACCGGGAGTCCCGGGACAGGCACGGCAGTGCGCGTCCGGATTCCTCTTGATCAACCGTAG
- a CDS encoding response regulator produces MVPEMVKPIEILLVEDNPGDVRLTMEALKEAKVVNHLTVLKDGEEALTYLRRQGPYAHATRPHLILLDLNLPRKDGREVLAQIKAEEPLKRIPVVVLTTSEDEQDVLKSYNLHANCYITKPVDLDQFIRVVRSIEDFWLGIVVLPVPPQNGTR; encoded by the coding sequence ATGGTACCTGAGATGGTGAAGCCCATCGAGATTCTGCTGGTCGAGGATAATCCGGGCGATGTTCGGCTGACGATGGAAGCACTGAAGGAAGCCAAAGTCGTGAACCATCTGACCGTGCTGAAGGACGGTGAGGAAGCCTTGACCTATCTGCGCCGACAGGGTCCCTACGCCCACGCGACTCGCCCCCACCTGATCCTGCTCGACTTGAATCTGCCTCGAAAAGACGGTCGGGAAGTGCTGGCTCAAATCAAGGCCGAGGAGCCGCTGAAACGCATTCCGGTGGTCGTGCTGACGACCTCAGAGGACGAGCAGGATGTGCTGAAGAGTTACAACCTTCACGCCAATTGCTACATCACGAAGCCGGTGGACCTGGATCAGTTCATTCGGGTGGTGCGGTCCATTGAAGATTTCTGGCTCGGGATCGTCGTGTTACCCGTTCCACCCCAAAACGGAACCAGATGA
- a CDS encoding GHKL domain-containing protein, producing the protein MNAAAVADTLDRVMFERFGDIQLFANDGLLRDGTPAEKTARLLAYKQLYQYYSWLGVADKNGQLTASTDGLPVQGTQGLNPESFDVVRKTGKVHFEDMRPSPTSHRKMAIGFTAPIYGPKGTFLGVVATRVPFENLQSIFEQEGRLRYGPLAYDWLLLDREGTILSEKNRPSNLNGSPVKIDVPSQAQAVADREHPGFVQETHRRAGHPVVTGYAWTRGYADFPGFDWLVLFRLDRLQVYAPIDRLIWMVGGIGLLVILPLTGYGIWVSWELGRERNELVEARQKLEESVAELGRSNADLQQFAYVASHDLQEPLRMVSSYTQLIARRYQGKLDADADEFIAFAVDGANRMQRLIQDLLAYSRVNTTGRQFEPTAMETALNSALGNLVNAAKESQAVITHDPLPAVMGDERQLAQLFQNLLSNAIKFSGAQPPRIHISAKQTDGQWLFSVRDHGIGMDPQYGDRIFVIFQRLHTRAEYPGTGIGLAICKKIVERHGGRIWVESELGKGATFYFTMRDEEPGTWAHTPNR; encoded by the coding sequence ATGAACGCCGCCGCGGTCGCGGATACCCTCGACCGCGTCATGTTCGAACGGTTCGGCGACATCCAACTCTTCGCAAACGACGGCCTACTCCGGGACGGCACCCCGGCTGAAAAGACCGCCCGGCTCCTGGCCTACAAACAACTCTATCAATATTACTCCTGGCTGGGAGTCGCCGATAAGAACGGACAACTCACGGCCTCCACCGACGGGCTGCCAGTGCAGGGCACGCAAGGTCTCAACCCCGAGTCGTTCGACGTGGTACGCAAGACCGGGAAGGTTCACTTCGAAGACATGCGGCCCTCCCCAACATCGCACAGAAAGATGGCCATCGGATTCACGGCGCCGATCTATGGGCCAAAAGGAACATTTCTCGGGGTGGTGGCCACACGGGTGCCGTTCGAAAATCTTCAGTCGATTTTCGAGCAGGAAGGCAGGCTGCGATACGGACCGCTGGCTTACGACTGGTTACTGTTGGACCGAGAGGGGACGATCCTCAGCGAAAAAAATCGCCCCTCGAATCTCAACGGCAGTCCGGTGAAGATAGATGTACCGTCGCAAGCCCAAGCCGTTGCTGATCGAGAGCACCCCGGTTTCGTGCAAGAAACCCATCGCCGTGCTGGACACCCCGTCGTCACCGGCTATGCCTGGACCAGAGGGTATGCCGACTTTCCCGGATTCGACTGGCTCGTCTTGTTCCGGCTGGACCGTCTTCAGGTCTATGCCCCGATCGATCGACTGATCTGGATGGTGGGAGGGATTGGATTGCTGGTCATCCTCCCCCTCACCGGCTACGGCATCTGGGTCTCGTGGGAACTGGGCCGCGAGCGGAATGAGCTGGTCGAGGCGCGGCAAAAGTTGGAGGAGTCCGTGGCGGAGCTGGGCCGCTCGAATGCCGATCTCCAACAATTCGCCTATGTGGCTTCGCATGACTTGCAGGAGCCACTCCGGATGGTCAGCAGCTATACACAACTCATTGCGAGGCGCTACCAGGGAAAACTCGATGCGGATGCGGATGAATTTATCGCCTTTGCCGTGGACGGCGCCAACCGCATGCAACGGCTCATTCAGGACCTCCTGGCCTATTCGCGAGTGAACACGACGGGCCGACAATTCGAACCGACGGCCATGGAGACGGCGCTCAACTCTGCACTGGGCAATTTGGTGAACGCGGCCAAGGAAAGCCAGGCCGTCATCACTCATGACCCGTTGCCGGCGGTGATGGGCGATGAAAGGCAATTGGCACAGTTGTTCCAGAATCTGCTGAGCAATGCGATCAAATTCAGCGGGGCGCAACCGCCGCGCATACACATTTCCGCGAAGCAGACCGACGGGCAATGGTTGTTTTCCGTTCGCGATCACGGCATCGGAATGGACCCACAGTACGGGGATCGGATTTTTGTCATTTTCCAGAGGCTCCACACAAGAGCAGAATATCCGGGGACCGGTATCGGCCTGGCCATTTGTAAGAAGATCGTCGAACGCCACGGCGGACGCATCTGGGTGGAATCCGAACTCGGCAAGGGAGCGACGTTTTATTTCACCATGCGCGATGAGGAACCGGGCACCTGGGCGCACACCCCGAATCGCTGA
- the arfB gene encoding aminoacyl-tRNA hydrolase: MLSISTHVTIPDEEIELTAVRAQGAGGQHVNKVSSAIHLRFDILASSLPPFYKERLLALRDHRISRDGTIIIKAQDSRSQERNRALALDRLQELIRSVAVVRPPRRPTKPTKGSTQRRLDSKTKRARLKSLRGKPDEQ; this comes from the coding sequence ATGTTGTCCATTTCCACGCACGTGACCATCCCGGACGAGGAGATCGAATTGACCGCTGTGCGGGCGCAAGGCGCCGGCGGGCAGCATGTCAATAAGGTGTCCTCCGCGATCCATCTGCGATTTGACATTCTCGCGTCCTCCCTTCCGCCGTTCTACAAGGAGCGGTTGCTGGCCTTGCGGGACCATCGAATCTCGCGTGACGGCACTATTATTATTAAGGCGCAGGATTCACGGAGTCAGGAGCGCAACCGCGCGTTGGCGTTGGATCGTCTACAGGAATTAATTCGGTCAGTGGCGGTGGTGCGTCCGCCGCGTCGTCCGACGAAGCCGACGAAGGGGTCGACCCAAAGACGGCTCGATAGTAAGACCAAGAGAGCGCGGCTGAAATCGTTGCGGGGAAAGCCGGACGAGCAGTAG
- a CDS encoding RNA-binding protein: protein MGNKLYVGGLPYAATESQLSNLFSAHGTVESARVITDKFTGQSRGFGFVEMSTAEEAKAAITALNGSDMDGRQLTVNEAKPQEARSGGGGGGGRFGGGENRGGRSRF, encoded by the coding sequence ATGGGTAACAAATTGTATGTCGGCGGATTACCGTATGCTGCCACTGAATCGCAACTGAGCAACTTGTTTTCCGCGCACGGCACCGTTGAATCGGCGCGCGTGATCACCGACAAGTTCACCGGACAATCGCGCGGCTTCGGCTTCGTGGAAATGTCCACTGCGGAAGAAGCGAAGGCAGCCATCACGGCGTTGAACGGCTCGGACATGGATGGCCGGCAGCTCACCGTCAATGAAGCGAAGCCGCAAGAAGCTCGCTCCGGTGGCGGCGGCGGGGGTGGACGGTTCGGCGGCGGTGAAAACCGCGGCGGACGCAGCCGCTTCTAA
- a CDS encoding fatty acid desaturase: MQHIAPSSVPTDIVHRVHHKFWTYLLFWSVVAGSVIAVPGYGLIYGYSWLDWTMFVILYVITGLGITVGYHRLLTHRSFECPDWVKGCLLVAGGWALQNSGAKWTADHLRHHAHCDDPADPYNAKRGFWYSHCGWLLDPVPCNDERFGSRVMQDRVAMWQHRHYAVIVLVGLALPFVVGFLHNGWRGGIGGFMLAGVGRTFAVLNSTFCINSVCHLWGEQPYGTADSSRNSWFVSLLTFGEGYHNYHHTYPSDYRNGPLWYNFDPSKWLIYTLWKLGLASSLRTASSGH, translated from the coding sequence ATGCAACACATCGCCCCGAGTTCGGTTCCAACCGACATTGTCCATCGTGTTCACCATAAGTTCTGGACCTATCTCCTATTCTGGTCAGTCGTCGCAGGGTCTGTGATCGCAGTCCCGGGCTACGGGCTGATCTATGGGTACTCCTGGCTGGATTGGACGATGTTCGTCATCCTCTATGTGATCACCGGACTGGGGATCACTGTGGGCTACCACCGGTTGCTGACCCATCGCAGTTTCGAATGTCCCGACTGGGTGAAGGGCTGTCTCTTGGTGGCGGGGGGGTGGGCGCTCCAGAACTCCGGCGCAAAATGGACAGCTGACCATTTGCGACACCATGCGCACTGCGACGATCCGGCCGATCCTTACAACGCCAAACGGGGATTCTGGTACAGCCACTGCGGCTGGCTACTCGATCCGGTGCCGTGCAACGATGAACGATTCGGCTCCCGCGTCATGCAGGACCGGGTCGCGATGTGGCAACACCGCCACTATGCGGTGATCGTCCTCGTCGGCCTGGCGCTCCCCTTTGTCGTCGGCTTCCTGCATAACGGCTGGAGGGGCGGAATCGGTGGGTTCATGCTGGCCGGCGTCGGACGCACCTTCGCCGTGCTGAACTCCACCTTCTGCATCAACTCCGTCTGTCATCTGTGGGGCGAGCAGCCCTACGGGACGGCCGACTCCAGTCGCAACTCCTGGTTTGTCTCACTGCTGACCTTCGGCGAGGGCTACCACAACTATCATCACACCTATCCGAGCGACTATCGCAACGGGCCGCTGTGGTACAACTTCGACCCGTCAAAGTGGTTGATCTACACCTTATGGAAGTTGGGACTCGCCTCCTCCCTACGGACGGCCTCTTCCGGTCACTGA
- a CDS encoding PilZ domain-containing protein — protein MDGTTGQFSVDLRQHPRLRVSAPFVCSFSRLGLAKWLGRGGEGIGVVFDVSMRGAKVMSEAGIQRGDRVSVTLALPNQVSPMTVEEATVRWEREQVYGLEFVDLSPVAEMRLRKFITIATKPGS, from the coding sequence ATGGATGGCACAACGGGACAGTTCTCGGTCGATTTGCGGCAGCATCCGCGTTTGCGCGTCTCGGCACCGTTCGTCTGCTCCTTTTCCCGCCTCGGTTTGGCCAAATGGCTTGGGCGCGGGGGGGAGGGCATCGGGGTCGTGTTCGATGTGTCGATGCGAGGAGCCAAAGTGATGAGTGAGGCCGGTATTCAGCGTGGCGACCGAGTTTCGGTCACGCTTGCGTTGCCCAACCAGGTGTCGCCGATGACGGTGGAGGAAGCGACGGTACGCTGGGAAAGAGAGCAGGTGTATGGATTAGAGTTTGTCGATCTGTCGCCGGTGGCCGAGATGCGCCTGCGAAAGTTCATTACCATCGCGACCAAGCCGGGGTCCTAA
- the lpxL gene encoding LpxL/LpxP family Kdo(2)-lipid IV(A) lauroyl/palmitoleoyl acyltransferase — protein sequence MSSTNTRKKRQRPHSSYHPLYWPTWVGLGLFRLLALFPYRWQLAFGRQCGRLLHGLLTKRRDIVRVNLAVCFPRQEPAERNQVALRCFESMGMGVLEIAMAWWAKDPRTYCECTIKGLEHIREALRQGRGVLLCGAHLHAAELAGRFMALEQPVAIVYRPQNDVVAETVANRCRSRYYSELIQHRDMRGILRALARNQVVWYAPDIDAGSKRSVFAPFFGVQAASLTATSRLAKVSGAAVVPCFYYRRADGSGYDIEVGPALEHFPSGEMVEDATRINRLIEGAVRRVPEQYFWQHRRFKSRPPGEPPIYRR from the coding sequence ATGTCCAGTACAAATACACGAAAGAAGCGTCAGCGGCCGCATAGTTCCTACCATCCGCTGTATTGGCCGACATGGGTCGGTCTCGGATTGTTTCGCCTGCTGGCCCTGTTTCCCTATCGCTGGCAACTCGCATTCGGTCGACAATGCGGGCGCCTGCTGCACGGTTTATTGACCAAGCGTCGCGATATCGTGCGGGTGAACTTGGCCGTTTGTTTTCCCCGGCAGGAACCGGCCGAGCGGAACCAGGTCGCGCTCCGTTGCTTCGAATCCATGGGAATGGGGGTGCTGGAGATCGCGATGGCCTGGTGGGCCAAAGATCCGCGCACCTATTGCGAGTGCACCATCAAGGGATTGGAGCATATCCGCGAGGCGCTCCGTCAGGGGCGAGGCGTGTTGCTCTGCGGCGCTCACTTGCATGCGGCGGAACTCGCCGGTCGGTTCATGGCGTTGGAGCAGCCGGTGGCGATCGTCTACCGTCCGCAGAACGATGTGGTCGCCGAAACCGTCGCGAATCGATGCCGGAGCCGGTACTATTCCGAGTTGATTCAGCACCGGGATATGCGAGGAATCCTGCGAGCCTTAGCCAGGAATCAGGTGGTGTGGTATGCCCCGGATATCGACGCAGGCTCCAAGCGCAGCGTCTTCGCCCCGTTTTTCGGTGTGCAGGCTGCGTCCCTGACGGCCACGTCGCGCTTGGCGAAGGTCAGCGGAGCCGCGGTGGTACCCTGCTTTTACTATCGAAGAGCCGATGGATCCGGCTATGACATTGAAGTGGGGCCGGCGCTCGAACACTTTCCGTCCGGTGAAATGGTGGAGGATGCCACTCGCATCAACCGGCTGATTGAGGGGGCCGTCCGTCGAGTTCCGGAACAATACTTCTGGCAGCATCGCCGCTTCAAGAGCCGTCCTCCCGGTGAGCCGCCGATCTATCGACGCTAA
- a CDS encoding PilZ domain-containing protein, producing the protein MPPACLLSFAPFAPTISFNGETEGEGVVINLSAGGCRISSDAGVAVGDAMSLIILLPGEICPTTIDLALVRWGRDLHFGVEFVSMGTTELTRIRRFLASTGPE; encoded by the coding sequence GTGCCCCCGGCATGCCTGCTCTCCTTCGCTCCCTTTGCTCCGACCATCAGTTTTAACGGTGAGACGGAAGGCGAAGGCGTCGTCATCAACCTCTCCGCCGGTGGCTGTAGAATCAGCAGCGACGCAGGTGTGGCTGTGGGTGATGCCATGTCGTTGATTATCCTCCTTCCGGGGGAAATATGCCCCACCACCATTGATCTGGCCCTGGTGCGATGGGGGCGGGATCTGCATTTTGGTGTGGAATTCGTGTCCATGGGGACAACCGAACTTACTCGGATCCGCCGGTTTCTCGCATCCACCGGTCCCGAATAG
- a CDS encoding PilZ domain-containing protein — translation MEQTKTPRKSRRVATDCRLEFTGEDEVVGEAEVLDVSSTGCMAKSDSRMPPGLQMKVSLFLSDGHDWPVRVDEAVVRWARGGEFGVEFLAIRPAQLQRIQQFVIKARPLS, via the coding sequence GTGGAACAGACGAAAACGCCGAGAAAATCCCGACGGGTCGCGACCGATTGCCGATTGGAATTTACCGGGGAGGATGAGGTTGTCGGGGAGGCGGAGGTGTTGGATGTCTCCTCGACCGGCTGTATGGCCAAGTCGGATAGCCGGATGCCACCGGGGCTCCAGATGAAGGTGTCTTTATTTTTGTCGGACGGGCATGATTGGCCGGTTCGAGTGGATGAAGCCGTGGTTCGATGGGCGCGAGGCGGGGAGTTCGGTGTGGAGTTTCTGGCGATACGCCCTGCGCAACTCCAGCGTATTCAGCAGTTCGTTATCAAGGCCAGGCCGTTGTCATAG
- a CDS encoding ABC transporter permease, with the protein MISPTVWLHEKDGVQRMIEWVGRKTIAGYTYLAALATLVTQAALDLLLPTRQGRGETRRVLVRQILFTGVDALPVTTVIALLLGIIIVTQAGTQLPRLGAGGLVGSIVVVTVIRELGPLITAFIVVGRSGTAIATELGNMSVTREVVALRLMGISISRFVIMPRMVGMVLSMLCLTLYFDVVAVLGGYLIADAQLTIPFYAFVESITKALSTTDVLMTAIKGLSFGSAVAAICCYHGLAVRSSFTEVPQQTTRAMINSFVLCLLIDVVVTVPLYL; encoded by the coding sequence TTGATTAGCCCGACGGTGTGGCTCCATGAAAAAGACGGCGTACAACGCATGATCGAGTGGGTGGGGCGCAAGACCATTGCGGGGTATACGTACCTTGCAGCGCTGGCGACACTGGTTACGCAGGCCGCGTTGGACCTCCTGCTCCCCACACGCCAAGGACGTGGGGAGACACGGCGGGTGCTCGTCAGACAGATTCTGTTCACGGGGGTCGATGCATTGCCCGTGACGACGGTCATCGCCCTCCTGCTCGGCATCATCATCGTCACGCAGGCCGGGACACAGTTGCCGAGGCTCGGGGCCGGTGGACTGGTAGGGAGCATCGTCGTCGTAACCGTCATTCGCGAACTGGGCCCGTTGATCACGGCATTCATCGTGGTCGGGCGGTCAGGGACGGCCATCGCGACCGAGTTGGGCAACATGTCCGTGACGCGGGAGGTGGTGGCGCTCCGGCTCATGGGGATTTCCATCAGCCGATTTGTCATTATGCCCCGTATGGTCGGCATGGTCCTCTCGATGCTCTGTCTGACGCTGTATTTCGATGTGGTGGCTGTGTTGGGGGGCTACCTCATCGCCGACGCGCAATTGACCATTCCGTTTTATGCGTTCGTCGAAAGCATCACCAAGGCATTATCGACGACCGACGTGCTCATGACGGCCATCAAAGGCTTGTCATTCGGGTCGGCCGTGGCGGCCATCTGTTGTTACCATGGCCTGGCTGTCCGGTCCTCCTTTACCGAAGTGCCGCAGCAAACGACTCGTGCGATGATCAATTCATTTGTCCTCTGTCTGCTGATCGATGTCGTCGTCACGGTGCCGTTGTACCTATGA
- a CDS encoding ATP-binding cassette domain-containing protein codes for MTEVALVLEQVRTPMTGGLHVLEVDLRIAAGEFVALVGPSRSGKSLVIELAAGLVRPEAGRVVLLGHEWDDTREIEQTPVRLRVGTVLQQPGLLSNMTLFHNVLLPLRYHHGAMPERSREQAVMAQLERLGVAPMRDRFPAELNQGEVRRAAIARALILDPEVLLLDDPVAGLDAEMVLALKACIEARRAHHPLTVVAALRAFSPFIEAADRLVVLQDGRVVADGARHAVAGAVPEMLRKYVE; via the coding sequence ATGACTGAGGTAGCCCTCGTTCTGGAGCAGGTCCGGACGCCGATGACGGGCGGTCTTCATGTCCTCGAGGTCGATCTGAGGATTGCCGCGGGCGAGTTCGTCGCGCTGGTGGGTCCGAGCCGCTCGGGGAAAAGCCTGGTCATCGAGCTGGCGGCGGGGTTGGTGCGACCGGAAGCCGGCCGGGTGGTTCTGCTGGGGCACGAGTGGGACGACACCCGGGAGATTGAGCAGACTCCCGTACGGCTTCGAGTGGGGACTGTGCTGCAACAACCCGGGTTGTTGAGCAATATGACCCTCTTTCATAATGTGCTCCTGCCGCTCCGGTACCATCATGGCGCGATGCCGGAGCGGAGTCGGGAGCAAGCCGTGATGGCGCAGCTGGAACGACTGGGCGTCGCGCCGATGCGGGACCGGTTTCCCGCCGAACTCAATCAAGGCGAAGTGCGTAGGGCGGCTATTGCGCGGGCGTTGATACTGGATCCCGAAGTGCTGCTCCTGGACGATCCCGTGGCCGGCCTGGATGCCGAGATGGTGTTGGCGCTCAAGGCCTGCATCGAAGCACGTCGGGCTCACCATCCGTTGACCGTAGTCGCGGCCTTACGGGCCTTTTCTCCGTTTATCGAAGCGGCGGATCGTCTGGTGGTACTTCAGGACGGGCGGGTGGTCGCCGATGGGGCTCGGCATGCGGTGGCCGGCGCGGTTCCTGAGATGCTCAGAAAGTATGTGGAATAG